A window of the Lolium perenne isolate Kyuss_39 chromosome 7, Kyuss_2.0, whole genome shotgun sequence genome harbors these coding sequences:
- the LOC139833127 gene encoding uncharacterized mitochondrial protein AtMg01250-like, whose protein sequence is MRKAYDMLEWNYLEAVMIKMGFHRLWVRMVMWLVTTVSFQVLFNGGKYSLSLPHEGCDRGTSISPYLFLLAAEGLSCLLKHHSLSSELHGLKVEPTAPAVSHLLYADDSLLLFKADMESAEKIQYILDRYCMASG, encoded by the coding sequence ATGCGCAAGGCTTATGACATGCTGGAATGGAATTACCTGGAGGCCGTCATGATCAAGATGGGATTCCACCGGCTATGGGTTCGAATGGTGATGTGGCTAGTAACAACTGTTTCTTTCCAAGTCCTCTTCAATGGAGGGAAGTACAGCCTTTCACTCCCTCACGAGGGGTGCGACAGGGGGACCTCTATCTCCCCATATCTGTTTTTGTTGGCAGCAGAGGGCCTTTCGTGCCTTTTAAAACACCACAGTTTATCATCGGAGCTACACGGACTAAAGGTGGAGCCCACCGCTCCGGCGGTCAGCCACCTTCTCTATGCAGATGACAGCCTGTTGCTATTCAAAGCGGATATGGAGAGTGCAGAGAAGATCCAATATATTCTGGATCGGTATTGTATGGCGTCAGGCTAG